In a genomic window of Plasmodium malariae genome assembly, chromosome: 4:
- the PmUG01_04011900 gene encoding fam-l protein encodes MVQIIKLLFFIIISTFIFLSWKCYFNSNLWELSKSLIEQYSLHGKTYLRIYRLLAKCKKHKDSYFLILKEEIPKNGVNERKDITNNEKGTNTKSKQSSGSSLMNKGENKQPLKNKSCIFKIKKYSHLEKKIFKQLDYVNFLKNNKGISNKAYKKIIRKKYGLRIASPLILFLLVSIPSIVNLSLDKIINNNLFSVLKSCSLFTQFKTSLEAIWDSSEWLWKALFESKVKILDGLYVILIYVIPFFILGVTLISAFVYYHKKIKKYDKIKFGER; translated from the exons atGGTACAGATAATTAAGTTActgtttttcattataatttctacgtttatctttttatcttGGAAATGTTATTTTAACAGTAATTTG TGGGAATTAAGTAAATCTTTGATTGAGCAATACAGTCTTCATGGAAAAACATACTTAAGAATTTATAGATTATTAGCTAAATGTAAAAAGCATAAGGATTcatactttttaatattaaaagaagagATACCAAAGAATGGAGTAAACGAAAGAAAAGATATaactaataatgaaaaagggaCCAATACAAAAAGCAAACAATCAAGTGGAAGTTCATTAATGAATAAAGGAGAGAATAAACAACCactgaaaaataaatcttgtatatttaaaataaaaaaatattctcatttggaaaaaaaaatatttaaacaaCTTGATTATGTGAATTTCCTTAAAAACAACAAAGGAATTAGTAATAAggcatacaaaaaaataatacgtaaaaaatacGGACTACGGATTGCTTCACCTTTGATATTGTTCTTGTTGGTATCAATACCGTCAATAGTAAATTTGTCCTTGGATAAgatcataaataataatttgttcAGTGTTTTAAAATCATGCTCTCTTTTTACGCAGTTCAAGACATCGTTAGAAGCTATATGGGATTCTTCAGAATGGTTATGGAAAGCTTTATTTGAGAGCAAGGTTAAAATATTAGATggtttatatgttattttaatatatgttattccTTTCTTTATATTAGGTGTCACACTTATATCAGCGTTtgtttattatcataaaaaaattaaaaaatatgataaaattaagtttGGGGAAAGATAA